The Daucus carota subsp. sativus chromosome 9, DH1 v3.0, whole genome shotgun sequence genome window below encodes:
- the LOC108200516 gene encoding E3 ubiquitin-protein ligase WAV3 — MSFNDDEQIVSTENPAAGDLADEFKGGNAKRRIMNAPTAPLKECNFRVLLELTGQANLNHRAGLDLVTVLDVSGSMQGDRIEKLKKAMEFVVKKLSPVDRLSVVTFSLVANRLCPLRQMNESSKVDVIKLINKIAADGATNITDGLQMGLKVLNDRQFKDGRSVGIMLMSDGEQNTGGDAALVQVSGVPVYTFGFGTGSQDPEKMANLLTAIAKNSGEGTYSDVQKTDDLGLAFASCLGGLLTVAVEDLRLTFSPESNSIVQSVSAGDYPQSRDKENDVLSPITVKFGTLYDKETRKVIVDLALPKVTEDISLQVLRVTYKYRNASGRELRYPPLSARVKRTADFKDDEDGEEDEVVVEGTRVETAKMMKDARELADNKKMDDAKKVLDNAQNMLDNVQVDDTRLLEMLKREVGQLLEYLQKPDLYIKHGRSFALSSELSHDRQRFAARGDIEKLRLFSTPRMDAYQEQAKTFIKDPTKPVPTVEEDEKKEIAADPLGPIKGPLGFLLEQIFVAVKAIESLVTSGGR, encoded by the exons ATGTCGTTCAACGATGATGAGCAAATTGTTTCCACCGAAAATCCCGCAGCAG GAGATCTCGCCGATGAATTTAAAGGGGGAAATGCAAAGCGAAGAATCATGAATGCGCCCACGGCACCACTGAAAGAATGCAATTTCAGGGTGCTGCTGGAGCTGACAGGCCAAGCAAATCTTAACCATAGAGCCGGGCTGGATCTAGTCACCGTGTTGGATGTCAGCGGCAGCATGCAGGGAGATAGGATAGAGAAGCTGAAAAAAGCAATGGAATTCGTCGTCAAGAAACTTAGCCCCGTTGATCGTTTGTCCGTCGTCACATTCTCTCTAGTCGCGAACCGGTTGTGCCCTTTACGCCAGATGAATGAGAGTTCGAAAGTGGACGTTATAAAGCTGATCAACAAAATTGCTGCTGATGGTGCGACGAATATTACTGACGGCCTTCAGATGGGCTTAAAGGTGCTGAATGACCGTCAATTTAAGGATGGGCGTTCCGTAGGCATTATGCTTATGTCAGATGGCGAGCAGAACACGGGTGGAGATGCTGCCCTTGTTCAGGTGTCCGGTGTGCCTGTTTATACTTTCGGGTTTGGAACCGGAAGCCAGGATCCTGAGAAAATGGCTAAT CTGCTGACCGCCATTGCTAAGAACAGCGGAGAAGGAACGTACTCAGATGTACAGAAGACAGATGACTTAGGTCTTGCATTTGCTAGCTGTTTGGGAGGGCTTCTCACAGTGGCTGTGGAGGATTTGAGGCTGACTTTTTCACCTGAAAGCAACTCAATAGTCCAGAGTGTGAGTGCAGGAGACTACCCGCAATCCAGGGACAAGGAAAATGATGTTTTATCCCCCATAACTGTTAAATTTGGTACTCTCTATGACAAAGAGACACGTAAGGTCATTGTCGACCTTGCTCTCCCCAAGGTTACAGAGGACATATCCTTACAAGTGCTCAGGGTTACTTATAAGTACAG GAATGCATCTGGAAGAGAACTCAGATACCCTCCTTTATCAGCGAGAGTAAAACGTACTGCTGATTTCAAGGACGACGAGGACGGCGAGGAGGACGAGGTGGTAGTCGAAGGCACCCGTGTGGAGACTGCAAAGATGATGAAAGACGCGAGAGAGTTGGCTGACAATAAGAAAATGGATGATGCTAAAAAAGTGCTGGACAACGCCCAGAACATGCTTGATAATGTCCAAGTTGATGATACCCGCTTGCTCGAGATGCTGAAGCGGGAGGTGGGTCAGCTCTTGGAGTATTTGCAGAAGCCAGACTTGTACATTAAGCATGGCCGTTCTTTCGCATTGTCTTCGGAGCTGTCTCACGATCGTCAGCGTTTTGCTGCGAGAGGTGACATTGAGAAGCTGCGCTTGTTTTCCACGCCGCGTATGGACGCGTACCAGGAACAGGCTAAGACGTTTATAAAGGATCCGACTAAGCCCGTGCCCACAGTCGAGGAAGATGAGAAGAAAGAGATCGCTGCTGACCCCCTTGGCCCGATCAAGGGACCTCTTGGTTTCCTACTTGAGCAGATCTTTGTGGCTGTCAAGGCCATCGAAAGCTTGGTCACTTCGGGAGGCCGTTAA